In Acinetobacter piscicola, a single window of DNA contains:
- a CDS encoding YheV family putative zinc ribbon protein produces the protein MKRRFIAGAKCPRCEAMDRIVMLTTDDAEWIECIECDYSENRPTYVDAPEESAAPDEIGVIQFKPRSSK, from the coding sequence ATCAAACGTCGTTTCATTGCAGGGGCTAAATGTCCAAGATGTGAGGCGATGGATCGAATCGTCATGCTCACCACTGACGATGCTGAATGGATTGAATGTATCGAGTGCGATTATTCTGAAAACCGCCCTACTTATGTAGATGCGCCTGAAGAATCTGCTGCACCTGATGAAATTGGGGTCATTCAATTCAAGCCTCGTTCTTCAAAATAA